The Raphanus sativus cultivar WK10039 unplaced genomic scaffold, ASM80110v3 Scaffold0273, whole genome shotgun sequence genomic interval AAGCTCCGTTCCGATACTGAGAAAGTTGAGGTCGTTGAGACGGCGACGACGGCTGAAGTAGTGGAAGAGATATCGGCGTCTTCTAATCCGGCGCCTCCACCTTCTGCTCCGCCGTCACCTCCGCCGCATCCACCTCCAACGTCTAAGAGGAGGACAAAGAGAGTGTACCACGATGTTGCTCCAaaggaagagaaggagagagcTGATTTTGTGGAGGAGACGATTAATACGATTCCGCCTCCTCCGGCGACTGTGTATCGGAAGAGCAgtaaaaaggagaagaagaaaggcggAGCAACCAAGGAGTTTCTGATCGCGctaaggaggaagaagaagaagcagcggCAACAGAGCATCGACGGTCTCGATCTACTCTTCGGCTCCGATCCTCCGCCGTCAAATTCACCGCCGcatcctcctccgccgccgcctcCACCACCTTTCTTCCAGGGACTCTTCTCGTCTAAAAAAGGCAAAAGCAAGAGAACCTATTCAAATCCGCCGCCTCCTCCGCCGCCACCACCGCACCGGAACTTCCAATCCCGCGCATCAGCGGCGAGCATCCGCAAAGCTCCGATGGAATCCAATCCGCCGGCTGAAGTAACACGATTCACCGGAAGCGAATCGCCACTGTTGCCCATCCCTCCGCCGCCGCCTCCACCGCCGTTTAAAATGCCGGCGTGGAAGTTCGTGAAGCGTGGAGATTACGTGAGGATGGCTAGCAACATCAGCATAAGCTCAGACGAGCATGAGGATGATCAGGATGTAGCTCAATCCGGTAAGAGCAACGGTAGTATGTTCTGTCCGAGTCCTGATGTAGATACCAAAGCTGAGGATTTCATCGCGAGAATCAGAGCTGGGCTCAAGTTGGAGAAGATGAACTCTGTGAAAAGAGGGAGATCTAATTTAGGACCCGAACACGGTCCTGATGAATCCAAATCTTAAACGGGTTGTAGGCCTAGGCCCAATCGTATAGATGTTGGTTTCCTtttgtatttgtgttttctttcttcAACGTCGGATTCCTTTTTGGTGAgttgttgatttttttgttcttacatttatttattttcgtaTACGCTGCTATGTGGTGTATGCAATTTTAGCCCATCATTGGCTAACCAAAAAATCTTTTGTGTACttcgtgaaaaaaaaaattatgttttttgtttcaGTCAGCGTACTATCTCTATTAATTTGGTGGCTTAAAGCACATTAACATAATGTGGCTTCATATttttactatcaaataattatatattagaataattctttttttgtaactcaGTAGTAGAGCATATGTAATATTTaagatacatatattttcaaggatgaatcaaaatatttagcaagataataatattttatttaaatttagaaggaaaattataattatggCAGTTAAATTTAGTAATATAAAGCTATAAAATTTAAGCAGtagtataataaaataagattaaaaaattcattttaaaataaatagaacatatgatatataaaattatttaaggaATGAAAATAATCTAAGAGAGTCATATtgttcttttttgtcaacaaaagtATCATATTGTTAAGTAAGCAATATGTTATATGACaactgagagaaaaaaaatagtaaaggATACGTATGTTTTTCAAGAGTGCATAATAGGAGTTGAACTCTCATATAGTCGTATGTCACAAGTATTATTAGCAAACAATCTGAAACCATTACACTAAAAGATCCCTAAACTGTGGCCTCTAAAACTCTTTATTTGATTGTGACCTAATGCTATGATTCATGAGCCTTATGCAAGGGACGGGCCTGCATATACCTTAAGCATTTGTCCAGGATTTTAGCCGCTCAAATCCATACAATCGCTATTCTCATTTTCTTCATGTACGAGTTTAGCTAGAAATCTGCCACCAATGATTGAAGCAGCTTCTGCTATTGTTGTGGTGATCAGAGGTGTTTTCTAGCTATTTGGTGTTTTTAACTTGTTACAATTTCTCTAGCTATTTGGTGCTTTTGAACTTGTGCTACAATCATGTAAAGAGAACCTTTGAACTTTGTGATACAATCAGGTAAGAAGATTACCTTCAACTATTATGAGGAGAAGGCTCTTCTGTAGCTATATGGTGTTTTTGATTGTGATACAATGCAGCCCTTTTAATAGTTAAGTTTCTTTGATTACTTCTGTTTCTTATgttctagttttttttgttaaaatgtttaaGTAAGCTCGACCGAATGTTAAAAAGTTAACGATCATCAGTCCTTTAATTCACAAGTCTACAGAAGCCAATACTTAACAAAACAATAGTCACGAATATGaaattattctaaattttaatctGTTTAAACATAACCCTCATTGTGATGCAGCAGGTAGCAAACACATACGCTGGTTATGGTGGCAGTTTGAGATATATAGAAGAAAACGTTGCACATAAGACTATCATAATattatgttcaaaaaaaaaaagactatcatAATATGCATGTTCTTTGTGAATTTTAGATTTGCacattagagcatctccaaagtacacttctatattttcttttgaatttttttattatagtaGAGGTGAATTTGTTCCAATGTAtgtttctataatataattttctattttaaaggaaaatatagataaatcatatttttgtctttatatttaaagataaaaatagtaattctCTGTATTTTCCCCctataaatagagaaattaTACTATAGAAATATACATTAGAATAAATTTACCTTtataatagaatttttttattgtaaggAAAAATATAGAGATGAAAATAGGGTTGCATTGAAGATAGTATAAGACTATCTTTGTGTACTTGTAAATAGGAACATTGTGCTGAGCTTGACTAACGATGGATCTAGTCCATATAACAACCTACATTGTTAAGATAATGGATTGAACCATAGTTTCCCCAGCCcattacaattccaatgtactATTTGAAATCATCTCATGCGGATCAATCTATAACTTTTGTTTCCACTCGCTTTAAGCAATGAAGAAAATGATTAACCATGTATAAATGTGACACAATGttaagtttatgttttcaagtAATGTTACTTAAAGAGAAATGATTTCTGCTGGTATGTTTGGTGGTTTCTTGTTTCAGGACCACCCCTGTTCATGACATTTAGCATCTCTatgaaatgatatatatatgcaaaaagAAACTATTTATGTACATAAGAGATGCTAAATGTCATGAACAGTGGTGGAACTTGTGGAAAAGAATCGTGCACAAGAGGGTCACGTGATTTTGTCTCCAAGATCACATGCCTCAGCTCTTACACATACTGACTTCTGCTTCTTTATTTCCTTCCAAACTACTCCCGAAAGGATATGGATGGACACCACGTCATCTTATCCATATCACAAAACCGGATCCACTTTCTCTATCTTTGGATAAAAAGATCTTAGCCGTTCATTTACATTACTGTTTTTGTACTTGTCTGAATCTCCACTTTCTCTATCTTTGGACAAAAAGATCTTAGCCGTTCATCTACATTACTATTTTTGTACTTGTCTGAATCTCTTCCGTTGATCCTCTTCACAGTGATTCCATTTGCAGTCCAACAATTTCtcaatttcgtttttttttttctttatcctAAAATGTGATCGAAACGTGTAACCTGCCAGCATTTGATTGGATGCAGATTGTACTTACTTCCTTAAAAAATGCTGATCAAAATTTAAAGTAGTAAAAAAGTGTTCCAAGTTGCATTAGGaaattttatcttaaaaatagaATCTGATATACAGCTCCTGAATCCAAACCTTGTGGGgtgtaagattttaaaatatttaaatttaaattaatgtaaGAAGATTTTGAATATTaagtaaattgttattatttaattcaAAATGTTTGGAATCTTTTGAGAACATGTAATTTGGATTCTTATACTTTTAACTATAAAACGTTTAACCAAAAcaatttaaaccaatttaaaatagtaacaataataaaattcagtttatattttaaaatcacggatacaaaacactaaattttctaacatatttataaatttatactcgaataatataatatttaatataaactcTTCTAAATCCTTGATTAATTACACATCCATGATTCCCTAGTAATTTCCAAGTCTTATTCAACGGCGGACCCAGGAGAAATTTTTAGTGGGTTCAAAAATTTGGGAAAAGGGTCAGGCTGGGGTTTGAACCCTGGTTTTGTGGGTTCAACAAGCTATATTTACCAACTATACTAGCGATATCCTTTGGCTTTTGGCTAcaacttaatttatattatgatttttgtgGTGTCAAGTGACACCATAACTGATAATGTGGGTCCGCCACTGGTCTTATTAATCATGTCTACAAATCGATTCTCTTTGTGAAAAAATGATTATACATATCGTTGGAAAAGAAATCGGTCAACCGAACCGGAAAATACACACCGGTTTATACTAGGAAATAGCTATACCAGAATCTTAATTTGGTTTGTTTAACAGAATAAAAAGCGGAACCCTAGTCTCTAGCTCTCTCCCTGGATAACAGTATAAACTGTAAAAGGTCGCATTTTCCTAGCTCTCTCCAGAttactctcttctctcttttgtcGTCTAACATAACATAACATCCGTCTCCTTTTCGTGCTTATTGTGTTACATCTCCGGCAAAAGAATACgtgttagacggtgagatcgtcTTCTATAGGATGATCTTTTCTTCCACAAGCTCGATCCATCGATTCTGTTTCCGAATCGTTCAGAGATGTTGTTAGATCCGTACGGTCTTCTCGTTCATCGTTTTGCATCCAAGACATGGTTCCACAGGCGTAAAAAAGGCCCGCCGTCTCTTCGTTTGATCCTTTAACTTCTGAAAAAAATCTTGCTAATCTAATCAATCTTTTCTTTCCCTTTTTAGAAAGTTTTGTTCTTTCTAATCTGTAAATAGaaattgctattttttttttgtttttcaagaTTGTACAGACAGACAGATTGTAGCTcaaacgcaaaaaaaaaaaaaaaacttcttgttctgtttttttttgtctttttgtgaGTTTGGTTTAAAAAGGTGGCGAAGATGAATCTCGGTACTTCCGAGGAAGAATCAGCACAAGAGATTCACATCCCAGCTGATATCAACTGGGAGATGCTCGACAAATCAAAGTTCTTCGTTTTAGGCGCAGCTCTGTTCTCAGGTGTCTCTGGAGCTCTCTACCCTGCCGTTTTGATGAAAACTCGGCAACAAGTCTGCCATCATTCTCAAGGCTCTTGTATCAAAGGCGCGTTTTACTCTCGTGGGACACGAAGGCCTAAGAGGATTGTACAGAGGATTCGGCACTTCTCTGATGGGAACGATCCCCGCTCGCGCCTTGTACATGACGGCTTTAGAGGTTACCAAGAGCAACGTCGGCTCTGCTGCTGTTAGCTTAGGGTTTACAGAAGCTAAAGCCTCTGCTGCTGCTAACGCGGTTGGTGGGTTAACGGCCGCGATGGCGGCTCAGCTTGTTTGGACTCCTGTTGATGTGGTTAGCCAGAGACTTATGGTTCAAGGAAGTAATGGTTTTGTTAAGTGTTGTAATTATGTTAATGGTTTGATGCGTTTAGGAAGATTGTTAGAGTTGATGGGGTCAAAGGGTTATACAGAGGGTTTGGGATATCGATTCTGACTTATGCACCGTCTAATGCGGTTTGGTGGGCTTCTTACTCTGTTGCGCAGAGTATGGTTTGGGCGGGATTGGGTGTTATGTCTGTAAGAAAGGTGAAGAGAGTGGGAACACGGTTAAACCGGATTCTAAGACGGTGATGGCTGTTCAGGGAGTTAGTGCTGCGGTTGCTGGGAGTGTTTCTGCTTTGATTACGATGCCGTTGGATACGATCAAGACGAGGCTGCAGGTTCTTGATGGGGAAGATGGTAATGGGAAGCGTGGACCGAGTATTGGACAGACGGTTAGAAACTTGGTTAGGGAAGGTGGATGGACAGCTTGTTATAGAGGATTGGGACCAAGATGTGCTTCTATGTCAATGTCTGCAACCACTATGATCACTACCTACGAGTTCTTGAAACGGCTTTCTGCTAAGAACCATGACGGGTTTTACTCTAAATCATATTGATAAGAATCTTTgggaaatgtttttttttcttttggttcttgATTTCTCTTTTAGTTTCCAGTCATAATATGTAAGGAATGTGTTAAAAGTTCAGTTGTTTCTAAATAAAGAAATGTTCATTTTCCCATTTGCTTAAATTTCCGGTTCGGTTTGGAATGGTTCACCACAGCCGCGCTGATAAACCGGTGTATGATGAATGCAAATATAAAAGAATGGTTTCTGAGAGACTTCAATACTCTATTTGGCAACTGGCATGCTCTTACACCACTGAAGACAACGCAACAAGATTTGATTTGGCaataatatgtttaaaattagtAATTCATGAATCACTTATGAAAGTGATTTACATGATTGATTGTGACTTTATATTGTTTCAAAATGCTGTCATTTGTTTTCATTGTTAGTACTCAAGAGACGCAAGTGTGGATCTTTTACAGAAGTCAACGTATCTTGGAGCAGAGTCTTACGTTTCTTCTTACCTTATCAAGATAGTTTATCAGGAAATAATTCGCAGGGACGGCTTCGATAGTTTTATTCAACAACGTGTCAAAGAAATGGTAATATTTTCAAGTATCTTAAGTGGTGTGTTGATATCTTCTCAGACATATGAATGAGACTCAAAGGTAGAATCTTTCAACCTCATTTCTTAATTAAATGACGTGTATGCAGAATAAGAAATGTTTCCTACCATATGGTCGAGATTCTTTATTAAATGTTTCTCGAACATTGTCAACTAAATTGTAAGTTATTCAGAAATCCAAGATACGTTGGAAGATGaatctgttttatttatttatcatattcaTACAGAATCTGGAGATTGAATCATTTACAAGCACACGTTAAGAGTAAATcatgaagaaaaaaacagaggaactGAAAGTTCAAACCACTAGTGTAACACAAGAAATATGTTGCAAGCGAAGATTGAAAGTGAagatttttattgttttgtgaTGTCTAACACACTAACAAGCAACAAGTAAAAAGAACTAAGTAATAGTAGCCAAGGATGACTTCCCCTTTTGGTCGGAAACATGAAACAGCACCAAAGATCCAATGTCTCAGATATGGACAGAGAAATGGTGCAAGTCCCCACCTCCATGCATGTCATTTGACTGACCATGAACAAGCATAGCTCGGTTAGTCTGAGTTTTTTGGAAACCAGAAAACTGGAATTCAGTGTGTCCGATTATATCAGCACCGTCGGAAGCAGATGTAATGTCTGAGCCAGAAGTGGTTGAGCCACGGTCTTTGTTGTGCTGCAGCGTATGAGCTTCGAATGTAGACGTGTTTGCCTTTTTCCTTTCCTGATGGACCGACTTGTCACGTTCTTGTTCTTTAGCAGCAGCGTGTTCGGATTCTTGAAGAAGTTGTTTGGTGTTTAGGAATCTTCCACCGGATCCTCTTGGCCTTTTCAGAGCATGAACATGTCGAGATTCATGAAGATACGGCTGTTGCaataacgaaaaaaaaaacagagatgagCGTGGCATTTCTAATTGAGAAGCATTTGTTTGTGAAGATATATATGTTATACCTTCCGGGCTTTGATTAATTTGTTTTGAGCCTCAAGCTTGGCACGTTGCTCTCTTCTCCTCATGATTGCGTGGTATTGCTTCGCATTGACAAAGACTGGCTCAGTTTCCGTGATCTCCACTGGTAGTGGAACTCGACCTGGAACCATACCACCCACCGTTTGGGGATTGCATGTCTGCaacagagattaagagacttaAGATCTCACTAACGAAATGCAAGTATACAAGAAAGTGTGACGGAAATAAAGGTTTTACTAACCGGTCCCTGTGGTAGATAAGTTGCAGCCAATAAACCACCAATACGTGGATCAGCATATTGAAAGGAGAAGTTAGCCTGAACCATGTATGATATAAGATATCAGTCCATCTGAAGTTTgctattatttacaaatataatatctaaaaatacCTGCGTAGGAGCAAAGTGAATACTTGGGACTCCTGTCATTGAGGCTAAGTTAGGATGAGTTGCAAATCCTTTCTGCTGAGTTTCTTCAGATCCTAAACAAACATCTAAGAATGTAAGAGAGTTTCTTGTAAATAACATGACAACTGGACATATAACGACATTCTAATATCTGACAAAGAATCAAGATTTAAGTCAAAACACCAAGCAAGAGTTTATAACATGGAAGATCACACAACCTTCTCTTTTTATAACAAACTTCATACTCTATAAAACTGACCtgatattattgaaaatgagaattgtttggaaGGATTATCATCCCCACTGCTCACAACTTCAGCGTAAGACTGACCAGTGGACTGAGATGAAGGTGAATCCAGATCCTGAAAACTGATTTGCTTTGCGCTTTGCATATGTTGAGGCCTTGCATCCCCCACTTTCAAGCCAAGGGGATCCGTTGGAATCACACCACCCCATGAGATGCTAGTGTTCAGGTAAGGCAAAGTGGAATCTTTCTTATTCATCTGATACATAACGCCCAACAAGCTATCCTCGCAAGAAGAGTACCTACACAATTCAACCATGATTCAGAGATTGTATGGAGAAGATGATAATATTACCCCAAAGCATTTAAAGGGTGAAAACCTAGGAATAGAAATAAAAGAGAGACTGGAAGTTTCTAAATTGGTCTTTCTCTAAACGACCCCTGATTTGGGAGTACTATATTGGGTAAGCTAAATGATGCAGAGATGGTGACGATTGGCTCGAATTAGAAATCTTCCGACCAAGATTTGTGCCTTGTCATCACTTTAGGCAAAAAGGCGTTGACTTAAATTAAAGAGGAAAACTTTTGTTTACCAAATCGGTTAAACAGACAATCGTACAAGCCACAAGACAGATACAACGAAAAGGGGAAAACTTTGGCAGAGATTAAAACACCAAAAGCGTTTCGTTTCGAACAAGAGAGAAAACCTTTTGGGTAGTTAGATGAAACGACGATTAGTTTTGCATGTCGTTAGAGAACAAGGTGGGCTGTTAATGTTATTCTCGTCTCTTTGAACGAAACTAAGtgaatcagagagagagagtgtcGTGTTGGACTGGAGTGATCTGTCTTCTGATTCTTTTTCTCTGTCgatttctttctctctcactttcTACTGGGAAACTACCATCGCCATGAGCACCACCACTAccaccttcttcttctggttTATTATTGTCTTTATGTGCTTTAGTTATTCATTTAATTGTTTCACTTTACCCAAAACAcagaatacatttttttgtcaacaccttcaaaaatattactccctccatttcagAATAGCCTTTTCagaataattagaaaaaaattatttctgaaaatttatatcttacattttcaatgtatctaaaaatagcaaattataaaattcaaaatattaatcatgttcactgaattttgattgattaaaaatcaataaaaataattaaaataaaaaaataatgaatttatcaccaaaaaaattcatatttttaaaaagtatgaaaactttaaaatatacattattttgaaacggaggaagtaatACCAAACCCTTTTAAAAAcgataattttattaattgaaattgaCGAACTCTTTTCGGATTCCTAAATTCCCTAAAACGAAAATTggaaaatactaaaatgataaCTTTAAAGCCAAATGATAATGCAAAGTAACTAAAATAGTCAAGTGCGTACTGGTTGAATTTCTGAAttattgaacaaaaaaatagaagattTTAAACACTGTatacataattatataattatatatctattataaatattgataaaCATAAGGATGTTAATAATGTTTACGGACAAATTGATAAGTGGTTTTGTATTTacaacatttttatatatatgttcttcCAATAccacaaaaaatagttttactcGTAGTATTCTAAATTTTGTCTAAACTTTGCATtatataatcttaaaattttacatttttaagaaattgatgtcaaatttaatttaacgtaagaatctataaattttagaCTACTAGATTTATAGATTACCAGTCATAAGTTTAAATTTTCATTGTGATAAGTTTGGCTTCcactaaaaattaaattgcaTTGTtgaatagtaattttttttgtttatcgcTTTAGCAATCAAGGatgggcattttacccgataTTCAAACCCGTAtacgaatccgaaccaaaatccgaactgaaataacaaaatatctgaATAGATATTGTTCTAGGAGATATTTGATATCCGAATCCAAATGGATAATATCCAAACTCAATGGATATTCGAAGATAacagaacatatatatatttactcttatatttttaatttacatctctcgttttatttaaaatatttatattgatgttacacatacattaaaaacaaataatatatgtgtaattacgtagaaaataatttaacattcacttaaaataaatatcaagctttttgtttcatttattaGTAAAAGTTACATCCAGCAATaaccaaattaatatatatttatttttgaaatgttaccTTTAgttctattaatcattcaatcagttaatcaaaaactaaatttttaaatacagaaaattaaaaaaatgaaaacataattttttccTTAAATGTCTAAATATTCGAATTCAACCCGAAATAACCAACCCAAACTAAAATACCCGAACCAGACCCGAAATATAGTAATACCTAAAAGAATTATATACTCCTATATCAAAATGTCCGAAAATCCAAAATGTTCGACCGATCCGTATCCAAACGGGTATCTGCAGCGCCCAGTGCTATTAGCAATAATGCATTATTTACTTACCCCATCTTACTTTCGATTACAACTAAGTCTTTTGGCGGCATGATGTCTTGCAAATTAATCTAATCAGATAATGAAGCCAAAAAAGTATGAGCTATCTTGGCCACGTTAGCtttgtaatataaaatatatttagatatttgtGTAagctttttaaatatttaaattagttatttaaatTTGTGGACCGTCCCCCTGAGTATTTAGCGCCCCCCCCCCGCCCCCCCCTCAACCATAATCATATCTCACGCGGCTCCTGAGCTCGTGATTCACGTGCTTTCAGGAATATAAGACATACCACATGCAAAATTTAATCTGCGAGTTATGGACTCATTATAACCATTCCCTTGAATATATGTTTAAGAAAAGTGTATTAAGGATTGAATTATACTAAAACTTAGGTTGGGCTGCTAATCAAGAACCTAAACCTTTTTTTGCAATGAAAGAAAGCTTGTCAAGCATAGTGTCATGCCTCCTTTATACTTGGAACAACCAAACCATAATAATTGCTACTTCATGTTTTCttgcttaatttgtttttaacagtttgtaaatttgttttaattccTCTGTTTATAAGTTAATTGATCCATGGGAATTTCGCGTGCCTAGGGACCAAAATCAAGAGTTAATTATACCTTTCTTTTGTGAAAAGTCAAAGGAGGCCAAGAAAAAGCTACTGTAGTATTATAGAAgtcatgaaataaaaaaaaaaactggacaAGAGCAACTGAGAAAAACCAAATCCTTCATTTTATCTTTGTCTCGTAGGTGAATCATTCTACAAGATTGCCTTCGCTTCCAAAGGCGTTAAATGTGAGTAACAGTTTCGTTGAGAGTGTTTGTTGTATCGTCACGATGTTTGTTGTAAACTAAGGAAGCACACAGTTCACTCAAACGAAGCACATGCACATAAGCACTAACTGATAAACCTTGCAAGTAAAAGAAGAGAATGGCTAGTGGTTTACAAAAGCAAGAAAACTGATGCTCCATGTTGACATTTGGGAATGTCCCACCGTTGGTGAAGTTTGGTTTGTTAGGAAATACACAATCGAAACGAAAATGTACAAATAAACCAAAGATTGGTTTTGTTGAGTAATGTCAATTTGTAATCAAACCAAATCAGAAGAAGAAAGGTAACTAAAGTGCTGTGTAGTTTGGTTTTAGACAAGTTGTCAAGTGTCTGAAATAGTGTTGTAGTGGTATGTGTGAAATAAGTTAAGTCAGAAATAGAGTTATGGGTTAGTGGGAGTTGGTATAGAGTTGTTAGCCATAGAAGGCTAGCTTTTGATATAAGGTATGTAAGTCTGAGAAACAAAACTTTTATGCAATGAATCAAGAAGAATATGTTTCTGATATGCTCTAAAACAAACACTTCAAATCGTGAGATTGAAACAATAACAGAGAGATGAGTGAACAAAACAGAGCAAGAGAAAGTTCTCAAAAGgataacatggtatcagagctccaGTTGATTCTAGGAGGCTCGTTGAACAAGATCACCGAACAAAGAGACTGCACAATGAAGGAGGCCAAGGTCAGAGACACCAAGGCACTGGTTCTAGGAACCAAACAGAACAAGAAGATGTTAGAAGAAAA includes:
- the LOC108829438 gene encoding LOW QUALITY PROTEIN: uncharacterized protein LOC108829438 (The sequence of the model RefSeq protein was modified relative to this genomic sequence to represent the inferred CDS: deleted 1 base in 1 codon; substituted 1 base at 1 genomic stop codon) is translated as MEEEDGGASTPFWLQSRRNNTYFHRTSSLGNRATSVAIQSFFAGVAAILIVFFIIPPFFSSVSQFLRPHLVRKSWDYLNFVLVLFAVVCGFLSRNTGNNDESNHNNKEEVAKSNDVISGYSFDKFSSSSPSIIERGRSVATPRYWIDDRGGDQFQDQTVYKRFSRLRSVSSYPDLRNREFETDERWRFYDDTRVSECRYEASDPIYQSQEDDVEDGGGKLRSDTEKVEVVETATTAEVVEEISASSNPAPPPSAPPSPPPHPPPTSKRRTKRVYHDVAPKEEKERADFVEETINTIPPPPATVYRKSSKKEKKKGGATKEFLIALRRKKKKQRQQSIDGLDLLFGSDPPPSNSPPHPPPPPPPPPFFQGLFSSKKGKSKRTYSNPPPPPPPPPHRNFQSRASAASIRKAPMESNPPAEVTRFTGSESPLLPIPPPPPPPPFKMPAWKFVKRGDYVRMASNISISSDEHEDDQDVAQSGKSNGSMFCPSPDVDTKAEDFIARIRAGLKLEKMNSVKRGRSNLGPEHGPDESKSXTGCRPRPNRIDVGFLLYLCFLSSTSDSFLVSC
- the LOC108829452 gene encoding LOW QUALITY PROTEIN: uncharacterized protein LOC108829452 (The sequence of the model RefSeq protein was modified relative to this genomic sequence to represent the inferred CDS: inserted 2 bases in 2 codons; deleted 1 base in 1 codon): MNLGTSEEESAQEIHIPADINWEMLDKSKFFVLGAALFSGVSGALYPAVLMKTRQQVCHHSQGSCIKGAFTLVGHEGLRGLYRGFGTSLMGTIPARALYMTALEVTKSNVGSAAVSLGFTEAKASAAANAVGGLTAAMAAQLVWTPVDVVSQRLMVQGSNGFVKCCNYVNXFDAFRKIVRVDGVKGLYRGFGISILTYAPSNAVWWASYSVAQSMVWXGIGCYVCKKGEESGNTVKPDSKTVMAVQGVSAAVAGSVSALITMPLDTIKTRLQVLDGEDGNGKRGPSIGQTVRNLVREGGWTACYRGLGPRCASMSMSATTMITTYEFLKRLSAKNHDGFYSKSY
- the LOC108829447 gene encoding nuclear transcription factor Y subunit A-3: MYQMNKKDSTLPYLNTSISWGGVIPTDPLGLKVGDARPQHMQSAKQISFQDLDSPSSQSTGQSYAEVVSSGDDNPSKQFSFSIISGSEETQQKGFATHPNLASMTGVPSIHFAPTQANFSFQYADPRIGGLLAATYLPQGPTCNPQTVGGMVPGRVPLPVEITETEPVFVNAKQYHAIMRRREQRAKLEAQNKLIKARKPYLHESRHVHALKRPRGSGGRFLNTKQLLQESEHAAAKEQERDKSVHQERKKANTSTFEAHTLQHNKDRGSTTSGSDITSASDGADIIGHTEFQFSGFQKTQTNRAMLVHGQSNDMHGGGDLHHFSVHI